From Argopecten irradians isolate NY chromosome 3, Ai_NY, whole genome shotgun sequence:
TTGATATCACAAACCTCAATATTAAAACGACTTATCAAACAGGTAAGTAATCAATTTtgcattttcttaaaataattGTGTGGTATAATAGattaatgataagaattttagagttAGAACTTTGGACTGATATATAGTtatctacatttacatgtgcGGATTCAAGTAtgttaattttataatttattatatcaaattatcttatttgatataatgtataatatggCGACGAAtgtggtataatataataataagaattttagagttAGAACTTTGGactgatatataattatctacatttacatgtgcGGCTTTCAAACacatgtgtttattttttacaatggcatgtgtacgtacatgtaaagcCTAATTGGAAACCACCGtctgttagggtcattgtataaCTACTAATTACATATCCATGTTTCTctatgttatttttcaggtattGGGTATCATACCCAAATATTGACGTTTGTTATCCCGGTGTAATGCTATATAACTCGCCAGTAACCTTTGTAGATTGTCAACTCAAAAGACTCAATAAGCGTATCATCTACCAGTCTGCGTTTGAGGTCTACATTTCCACAAGATACACAACCACAAGACACACACTAttacaattgtttgtttgattaaattaacgtcctattaacagtcatggtcttaaaaaaattgattttatattcCATCTCTGGATCGTGTTTCGGAAAGTTTGGCCTTcctttacaaaataattattataataataaaaattgacAACACATTGTGATAGGGGATGATTGGTACCTACCTCTGGGTATATTGTGAGCACGGGGATGTAGTTTGTGTAGATACTATGAGTTTGCGTGGCAAGGGGACACTGCACATTCCCAGCTGTACAACTATCTGTCGACATAAATGGGACTGGAATTCCGGCTATGATTCCATGAACGGACGTGGTCACTTTTCCCGAATGTTCAtctgtcaaaaaaaaaaaaaaaaaaaaaaaaaaaaaaaaaaactttgtcaATAGGAATTTGCTAGTTAAAACATAGACAAATTATTCATCTGAACCATTGCATAAACACAGGCAAACATTTTTTAAGcgtttatttcttttcaaattttcttgttttacaTCTAACCTTACCAATGCGCGACACAAAGTTAATTGATACTATAGTTATCTAATGTTGGACTTGCCACTTTTAGTCCCCTGCCGGTAATACCGAAGGAAAGTATAGTTTCTGTCCTGATGTTGGTATTCAGAAGATAATTTGAGAAGGGATTGGTGGATTTTATTTAAACTTCACAATGGTAAGATATGCTGTAACATAGCAAAGATCGGATTTGGAATAAAAACGTCAATTACAAAGGTcattgtttctaaaaataggTTGTTTTGGCAAATGTTGGTTTCCAGACTTCCAGAACGGATTGATGAATTTTGTTGAAACTTTATACAATGGtagaatatgtataacacagCTTATGATTGCATTTGTGTCAAAAGGACAAAGGTCGCTGTTACTAAAATAGATTATTGTCAGAGTAATAGCTTGTGAGTATCGGCAGGGGACATGTATTGCTTCAGCAATACTCAGAATGATTGttgtattctgtatttggatattacagagttaccttcccttgaggtaggtattgattggaACGTCATGTGTTTGAGCGCGTAATGTTATAATTTCGGAGAAAACGTCGTAGATTGGGCCCAtgaattaatgacgtcacaatggatacctaccctcaagggagctaactctgcaatatgcaaagatggtATATCGAATTCATTTTTGTAAGTTTTCTCGCCGATAAAGGCGACATGTGTGATCTTTGCGCTATTATGGTATAACCCTGCGGCTTGTATCGCcctgtaaaataaaataccaGCGTTTTAAATACTGTTGACTTCCCACCTCCACCCTGTTCAACCGTAAAAGGAGGAAATGCTTCCCTTTCGGTAGGCATTGGATAGTTAGAAGTTGATGTTACATTTGCTTCTGCGTACATGCAGCAGTAAAATGTCTGGTTGACCCTTGGGTAGCACAATGGAATACGGCTGTTATTCTTCTTATCTAATACTGTATTCATAAATCGGACAAAAATTAGTTTATAGAATCGTAACATGctacaattttataaaatatgtttgaataaCTAGAACTGCATCAACAAGGTACGCTAAAGTATCCAGTGATATATAGCACAAAAACGTCAGGATACAGGTAATGCTCAATGTTTCAGCAATCTTTGACACACAGATATTACGACTGGTACATTCAGCGACACACGGAGAGGCTGCGGTGAAGTTTCTTAATTCTTCAACAACATTTAACAAAAGGATTGGTCATACCGAAGTCTTCAGTGACAAATGATACAAAGTtagtttaaagttgtattgctgctaatttcactgtaacgatatgtaacttaaacatttgatatttaaacattgaaatgtaacttgatgatttagctccccaaaagcatatgtcggcctataagagagccgaaatctaggaatcatatattcctggttttgaataaagcgccttcaatcaccgccatgttcagtgacttcggattccgaatcgtatcacgtgactgacgttcgacacgacctgcacgtggtgagccagataactagcgtaagcgcacatgtgtttgtttacgttttgttttccttctggcttatatgagcaaattatgctggtatatgtccacagatagagtatttgaaacatccaatttacacataaccgtaaaatattgtgtttatcaaatatagtaatgtgcgagcattattttctttgtagatagagtctgatgaggtcgaccaaatgttttgtttctgaaaaattgttgatgttttctcttggtttcacaactctcgttttacttcgagattgtcgcgacgatgttcggaagagttcggaatgattcggcatctttcgagcctatttttcacgtgtacacgttcaaaagattttttttgcttttataattaaagatacttccagtgctgcaactttataaaaagtggtaaaattagaaagtttaaaactcaggcagacggagaaaaaaatatgcataacatttttaaacagttttcactatgacaaaaagagcgaaagttatagaccatacaattTTAACTGAAGTTTTCAACGCCCGTGATAAAGTCTTCTTAATTCTTCAACAACATTTTACAGATGATTGGCATAACTAAAGCCATGAAAGTTGATCTAAACTTTTAGTGATAAGGACATGAAGTTAATTTGGCTGTGAACAGTAGACATTGAAAGTTTCAGTAACGTGTCACCCTATCTAAAACAGCGACACAAGAGGCGGTTACTGCAAACCAACTGTTGTTCGCGGCGAGTAAATTTCCATCCATAGgcgtacatgtacttacttgcTGTAAAGTCAATCTCTACCGACACATTGGTGCCACGGATCAAAGCGCATGGTTCGGACGGGCAGGGGGTCACTGTTATAGAGTTAATGTGTCCTGTCACTGAGcctaaacaatatacaaaatatcaccaaacaattaatgtaaaattatgatatatttatatatataacagttaaaAGTAAAGGTAAATAATAAGTGAACATGAAGCAAAACTATATTAAAATAGTTTAATCGTGTAAGAAGGAAAATGGTTGAAGGGAATGCAAGGTTATAAACCTATATTCACATACTCCAAAATCTATAAAAACTCTAAAAAGAGGCCGTTATTGAAAGTAAACCTTGAATTTCTTACAGTCAAAGTATCTCGAAAACATGCCGGCTTTGAAAAGAGGCTGCACTTGTTAGTAAGCCTTGGATTACTTGCAGGAAAAATATCTCGTGAATAATCTGAATACGTCTGAAGCGCGatcaatacaaattaaaatttcatacttatcggtcatggccaaAATTGACACCCCTCCAAATATACTTACATGATAAACTtacttatggtttttaataaaccTGGGATTTTCTACCAATAATGATATAAGCCATGGCTTATTATCCAGATTTTAGGGTATTCAATTAtagtttattattttaaagcgggtttttttacataaatatataatttgaagAAAGATAGACTATCATAGGTTTAGTAGCCAACCCTTCTGTATTTCATTTGCTAAATCGTAGGcttcaaaataacaaataaaacgaAATC
This genomic window contains:
- the LOC138318151 gene encoding NPC intracellular cholesterol transporter 2-like yields the protein MNALKVLVVFGTLSTINAINTFKDCGSVTGHINSITVTPCPSEPCALIRGTNVSVEIDFTANEHSGKVTTSVHGIIAGIPVPFMSTDSCTAGNVQCPLATQTHSIYTNYIPVLTIYPEISLLVKWELKDEHDRDLVCFVMPATILDPSHQAIG